One Rissa tridactyla isolate bRisTri1 chromosome 4, bRisTri1.patW.cur.20221130, whole genome shotgun sequence DNA window includes the following coding sequences:
- the C4H11orf24 gene encoding uncharacterized protein C11orf24 homolog — protein sequence MWTAIVFFLLISFCICEHRFSVLKGRGVHIVQINRLTTEKQCRQACQSPGASGNHRCNWSVPYQNHCILLWCHQLSVCQNVGEEDIKDLLGEIVRRKRETVLFHHQGYPQKKERMVNARVDRHNMENLFSSTARTHKIHFRHLLEYKSEDVTTNATTETTTTAMTATETTITATTTTATTATGMVTTATAVTTNVTNATVLTTAYKTTANGSNAPGRSRLLDEAMSSNASAPTYGNISVSASSPVTKLVTTTEKSGNNSAVSVLSLSSSAPLTLISEANTQMRQTERFNPDTTTSSPPRSSSPTTIGAGQKTLNTSLTTLIPQDAGTSSTASTRAMVLTTASTAVTTAAHRIKSTPHAFSTTTAPADAPKTTASGLAETRDRDNEYLLIAAEPLTQYLVDKSSLLAVLLVGTFFFITVIVLFLMQAYESYKKKDYTQVDYLINGMYVDSEI from the exons ATGTGGACTGCCATTGTATTCTTCCTGCTGATTTCCTTCTGTATATGTGAACACAGGTTTTCTGTCCTGAAAGGCAGAGGAGTCCACATAGTGCAAATAAACAGACTTACAACTGAAAAGCAGTGCAGGCAGGCTTGTCAAAGCCCAGGTGCTTCAG gTAACCATCGCTGTAATTGGTCTGTGCCCTATCAGAATCACTGCATCCTTTTGTGGTGTCACCAGCTGAGCGTGTGCCAGAATGTTGGAGAGGAAGATATCAAAGATCTGCTTGGAG aaattgtcagaaggaaaagggaaacagtCCTGTTTCACCACCAAGGCTATCCACAGAAAAAGGAGAGGATGGTGAATGCACGGGTTGACCGACACAACATGGAAAACCTGTTTTCCTCAACTGCTCGGACTCACAAGATTCACTTCAGGCACTTGCTTGAGTACAAGAGTGAAGATGTAACAACAAATGCAACCACTGAGACGACCACCACTGCAATGACTGCCACTGAGACGACCATCACTGCGACGACCACCACTGCAACGACTGCCACTGGGATGGTCACCACTGCCACAGCTGTAACAACAAACGTTACAAATGCAACTGTCCTCACTACAGCTTACAAAACAACTGCCAATGGCTCAAATGCCCCTGGACGTTCTCGTCTCCTTGATGAAGCCATGTCATCCAATGCCTCTGCTCCTACTTATGGTAACATCTCTGTTTCCGCGTCTAGCCCTGTCACCAAGCTTGTGACCACCactgaaaaatcaggaaataataGCGCTGTCTCAGTGTTGTCCCTCTCTTCTTCTGCTCCCCTCACTCTCATTTCTGAAGCAAATACTCAAATGCGTCAAACAGAGCGGTTTAACCcagacaccaccaccagcagccctcCTCGCTCTAGTAGCCCCACCACTATTGGAGCTGGCCAGAAGACACTGAACACATCATTGACCACCCTCATCCCACAGGATGCAGGAACGTCTTCCACTGCTTCCACTCGTGCCATGGTTTTAACTACTGCTTCTACAGCAGTAACTACGGCTGCGCATCGGATAAAGTCAACGCCTCACGCTTTTTCAACAACCACAGCTCCAGCAGATGCACCCAAAACAACAGCTTCGGGCCTTGCAGAAACTCGGGACAGGGATAATGAGTATCTTCTCATTGCTGCCGAGCCCCTGACTCAGTACTTGGTGGATAAGAGTTCGCTTCTTGCAGTTCTTCTGGTTGGTACGTTTTTTTTCATAACTGTTATAGTTCTTTTCCTTATGCAGGCCTACGAGAGCTACAAGAAGAAGGACTATACACAAGTGGATTACCTTATCAATGGAATGTATGTGGACTCGGAGATAtga